The Myxococcus guangdongensis genome contains a region encoding:
- a CDS encoding efflux RND transporter periplasmic adaptor subunit codes for MKASIPLFVTLALSFLSTGCAEKKGAPPPETATKPSSSSKSSDHPEGDDHAPGEAAHGDDDDHDQLITLTPEAARSAKLELGQAQVKPLSSGLSVPARITFTQDGVAKVASRVPGRLDTLAVVLGQKVKKGQVLGHLDSPELGQARADYLSAATQARVAEGNFRREQELLAKGITSERETREAESLFVTAQAERNAADGRLHALGLSDGEIATLRANEHYSSRFPAISPMSGTVVEIHGIVGQAVEATTSLFTVAELSQLWALLDLPESRLAQVRAGQTVELTVQAVPGKRFRGEVGYIGDIVDEKTRTIPVRVVVANTEGALKPGMFAQADIVTTEAMTDAGVKGRVVVPRAAVQKVGEEQVVFVPVAEHQFRPVEVQTGASSATEVELLSGLEPGAPLVTQGAFILKSELSKESMGEGHSH; via the coding sequence ATGAAAGCGTCCATCCCGCTGTTCGTCACGCTGGCCCTGTCCTTCCTCTCCACCGGCTGCGCCGAGAAGAAGGGCGCCCCTCCTCCGGAAACGGCGACGAAGCCCTCCTCCAGCAGCAAGTCATCCGACCACCCGGAGGGCGACGACCACGCGCCCGGAGAAGCGGCGCACGGAGACGATGACGACCACGACCAGCTCATCACCCTCACGCCCGAGGCCGCGCGTTCGGCGAAGCTGGAGCTCGGCCAGGCCCAGGTGAAGCCGCTCTCGTCCGGCCTCTCCGTGCCCGCCCGCATCACCTTCACGCAAGACGGCGTGGCCAAGGTCGCCTCTCGTGTTCCGGGCAGGCTCGACACCCTCGCCGTCGTGTTGGGCCAGAAGGTGAAGAAGGGCCAGGTGCTCGGACACCTGGACAGCCCGGAGCTGGGGCAGGCGCGCGCGGACTACCTCTCCGCGGCGACCCAGGCGCGCGTGGCGGAGGGGAACTTCCGCCGCGAGCAGGAGCTGCTCGCCAAGGGCATCACCAGCGAGCGCGAGACACGCGAGGCGGAGAGCCTCTTCGTCACCGCCCAGGCCGAGCGGAACGCGGCCGATGGGCGACTCCACGCGCTGGGGCTCTCCGACGGCGAAATCGCCACGCTGCGCGCCAACGAGCACTACAGCTCGCGCTTCCCCGCCATCAGCCCGATGAGCGGCACCGTGGTGGAGATACACGGCATCGTGGGCCAGGCCGTCGAGGCCACCACGTCCCTCTTCACCGTCGCCGAACTCTCCCAGCTCTGGGCCCTGCTCGACCTGCCCGAGTCGCGGCTCGCCCAGGTCCGCGCGGGACAGACGGTGGAGCTCACCGTCCAGGCGGTCCCCGGCAAGCGCTTCCGGGGAGAGGTCGGCTACATCGGCGACATCGTCGACGAGAAGACGCGCACCATCCCGGTTCGCGTGGTGGTGGCCAACACCGAGGGCGCGCTCAAGCCCGGGATGTTCGCGCAGGCGGACATCGTCACCACGGAGGCGATGACCGACGCGGGCGTGAAGGGCCGCGTCGTCGTGCCCCGGGCGGCGGTGCAGAAGGTGGGCGAGGAGCAGGTCGTCTTCGTCCCCGTCGCCGAGCACCAGTTCCGTCCCGTCGAGGTCCAGACGGGCGCCAGCTCCGCCACCGAGGTGGAGCTGCTCTCAGGTCTCGAGCCAGGCGCGCCCCTCGTCACCCAGGGTGCGTTCATCCTCAAGTCCGAGCTCTCCAAGGAGAGCATGGGCGAAGGCCACTCCCACTAG